One part of the Xylanimonas allomyrinae genome encodes these proteins:
- a CDS encoding GDSL-type esterase/lipase family protein translates to MTGPRIVALGDSISAGVGDATGPDAPHGGGWAAHLAQLAGASDFTNLARNGARAQHVVAEQLPHALDLLPDVATLVIGGNDVLRSDFSAYDVARDLSTTVTALRDCGCTVVLARLPAIALFELMPQRVRGVMRARIAAINDAVDAVAHAARPRTVEQVAAARRRADGRRPGQGTVVVVDIGAVVHDLGPAAWHSDRVHPSATAHRRLAVHAAITLGGAGLLAVPGTGGFPGTDAGAVAGGAGGLPRGGRPGTGADTVAALTERLAALPPAPSALARLGWLIVAGIPWCVRRGRDFVPGLVRALADDARGRAHGHALPLLSVEASEPERGQARTASLGRA, encoded by the coding sequence GTGACCGGCCCACGCATCGTCGCACTCGGCGACTCCATCAGCGCGGGAGTCGGCGACGCGACCGGCCCCGACGCCCCGCACGGCGGCGGCTGGGCGGCACACCTGGCACAGCTCGCCGGTGCCTCCGACTTCACCAACCTCGCCCGCAACGGCGCACGCGCCCAGCACGTCGTCGCCGAACAGCTCCCCCACGCGCTCGACCTCCTGCCCGACGTCGCCACGCTCGTCATCGGCGGCAACGACGTGCTGCGCTCCGACTTCTCCGCCTACGACGTCGCGCGCGACCTGTCGACCACCGTCACCGCCCTGCGCGACTGCGGCTGCACCGTCGTGCTCGCCCGGCTGCCCGCCATCGCCCTGTTCGAGCTCATGCCCCAGCGCGTGCGCGGCGTCATGCGCGCGCGCATCGCCGCCATCAACGACGCCGTCGACGCCGTCGCGCACGCCGCACGGCCCCGCACCGTGGAGCAGGTGGCCGCGGCACGCCGCCGCGCCGACGGGCGCCGCCCAGGCCAGGGCACCGTCGTCGTCGTCGACATCGGGGCCGTCGTGCACGACCTCGGGCCGGCGGCCTGGCACTCCGACCGCGTGCACCCCTCGGCCACCGCACACCGGCGGCTCGCCGTCCACGCCGCGATCACGCTCGGAGGTGCCGGGCTGCTCGCCGTCCCGGGAACGGGCGGCTTCCCGGGAACAGACGCTGGCGCCGTCGCCGGGGGCGCGGGGGGCCTGCCCCGCGGCGGCCGGCCTGGGACCGGAGCCGACACCGTGGCCGCGCTGACCGAACGGCTCGCCGCCCTGCCGCCCGCGCCGTCGGCCCTCGCACGACTCGGGTGGCTCATCGTCGCCGGGATCCCGTGGTGCGTGCGGCGCGGACGCGACTTCGTGCCCGGACTCGTCCGGGCACTGGCCGACGACGCACGAGGACGGGCGCACGGGCATGCACTGCCCCTGCTGTCGGTGGAGGCGAGCGAACCAGAGCGAGGGCAAGCGCGAACGGCGTCGCTCGGACGAGCGTGA
- a CDS encoding LacI family DNA-binding transcriptional regulator, which translates to MSSGPRMKPPVIADVARVAGVSVPTVSRVLNRTAQVSPERRARVMEAVKELGFRPNGAARTLANRSGSIVAVFAGETARYGYATTIQGIEEAARQAGHLVAISVVETTAEGVVEQAIDHALAQPLAGAVVLEFDPAGTATLAKVPAWLPVVAASAVGESSTDTAHVLMDDRAAAGQATKYLLDLGHRTVHHVAIPSAWQESPRTAGWRNALIEAGAPVPPVIRCGWSPMEGYAAGERFASDPSVTAVLAGNDELAIGVIKGLVDHGRTVPGDVSVIGFDDHPLSQLWLPPLTTVRQDFLRLGKELVAMLMGQLESGVQAPSIRILPELVVRQSTGRPPG; encoded by the coding sequence GTGTCTTCCGGCCCGCGCATGAAGCCGCCAGTCATTGCCGACGTGGCGAGGGTTGCTGGGGTGTCGGTGCCGACGGTGTCCCGTGTCCTCAATCGGACGGCCCAGGTGAGCCCGGAGCGAAGGGCTCGGGTGATGGAGGCGGTCAAGGAACTCGGGTTCAGGCCGAACGGAGCAGCGCGCACGCTGGCCAACCGGTCCGGATCGATCGTGGCCGTCTTCGCTGGTGAGACTGCGCGGTATGGGTACGCGACGACGATTCAGGGGATCGAAGAGGCCGCGCGGCAGGCAGGGCACCTGGTCGCGATCTCCGTGGTCGAGACGACGGCCGAAGGCGTGGTGGAGCAGGCCATCGACCATGCCTTGGCACAGCCGCTAGCGGGTGCCGTGGTGCTGGAGTTCGACCCGGCCGGGACGGCGACGCTTGCGAAGGTGCCCGCTTGGCTGCCCGTGGTGGCGGCCTCGGCGGTCGGGGAGTCCAGCACGGACACGGCACATGTGCTGATGGACGATCGCGCCGCTGCGGGGCAAGCCACGAAGTACCTGCTCGATCTTGGACATCGCACCGTGCACCACGTCGCGATCCCGTCGGCGTGGCAGGAGAGTCCACGAACGGCGGGGTGGCGCAACGCGCTCATCGAAGCGGGTGCGCCGGTTCCGCCGGTGATTCGGTGCGGCTGGAGCCCGATGGAGGGGTATGCCGCGGGCGAGCGCTTCGCCAGCGATCCATCGGTGACGGCGGTGCTGGCCGGGAACGACGAGCTCGCGATCGGTGTCATCAAGGGGCTGGTCGATCATGGACGAACGGTGCCGGGAGATGTCAGCGTGATCGGGTTCGACGATCATCCGCTGAGCCAGCTGTGGCTTCCACCGCTGACGACTGTGCGCCAGGACTTCTTGCGGCTCGGCAAGGAGCTCGTGGCGATGCTGATGGGGCAGCTCGAGTCCGGAGTCCAGGCACCATCGATCCGCATCCTGCCCGAGCTCGTCGTTCGCCAGTCGACCGGCCGACCGCCCGGATGA
- a CDS encoding glycosyltransferase produces MRIVHVANFYGPRSGGIRTAMHALARQYRQHGHEPMLVVPGTEDGVTWHDGVPVLTVRAPRIPGLGGYRVVTRPAAVRRLLERIAPDRLEVSDRTTLTGLGDWARAAGVPSVLWLHERVDGVLRAVGPGWGTARVTPPVGAGLHAVADTHNARTLPRFDHLVATTAFAAGEAERLAARRAAHTGSGGIPGHPRTLMPPLHRVALGVDLDTFTPDRFRTATRAELAPDGEALVLVVSRLSREKRVDLAVDAVAALRASGRPARLVVAGAGPLAATLQDRARRRAVPAAFLSFVPDRARLATLLASADVVVAPGPVETFGLAALEALASGTPVVVSATSALPEVVGDAGAVAAPTPGALAAAMSDVLDRARGPRRAAARERAEQFPWSAAGQAMLAVHGVPVAAGHAAAGHAADGHAAAGQTADGHAAGQVPGVHGSHARAGHGLALTGARQ; encoded by the coding sequence ATGCGGATCGTCCACGTCGCGAACTTCTACGGACCACGCTCGGGCGGCATCCGCACCGCGATGCACGCCCTCGCCCGCCAGTACCGGCAGCACGGGCACGAACCGATGCTGGTGGTGCCCGGCACCGAGGACGGCGTCACCTGGCACGACGGCGTACCCGTGCTGACCGTACGGGCCCCGCGAATCCCCGGCCTGGGCGGGTACCGCGTCGTGACACGACCCGCCGCCGTCCGGCGGCTGCTCGAGCGCATCGCCCCCGACCGCCTCGAGGTCAGCGACCGCACCACGCTCACCGGGCTGGGCGACTGGGCGCGAGCGGCCGGCGTGCCGTCGGTGCTGTGGCTGCACGAACGCGTCGACGGCGTCCTGCGCGCCGTCGGCCCCGGCTGGGGCACCGCCCGCGTGACCCCGCCCGTCGGCGCCGGCCTGCACGCCGTCGCCGACACCCACAACGCACGCACCCTGCCGCGCTTCGACCACCTCGTCGCGACGACGGCGTTCGCGGCCGGAGAGGCCGAACGGCTCGCGGCACGACGAGCCGCACACACCGGCAGCGGCGGCATCCCCGGGCACCCGCGCACCCTCATGCCGCCGCTGCACCGCGTCGCCCTCGGCGTCGACCTGGACACGTTCACCCCCGACCGCTTCCGCACCGCGACACGCGCCGAGCTCGCACCCGACGGCGAGGCGCTGGTGCTCGTGGTCAGCCGGCTCTCACGCGAGAAACGCGTCGACCTTGCCGTCGACGCCGTCGCCGCCCTGCGCGCCTCCGGGCGGCCCGCCAGGCTCGTGGTCGCAGGGGCAGGACCCCTCGCCGCCACGCTCCAGGACCGGGCCCGGCGACGGGCCGTACCCGCGGCGTTCCTCTCGTTCGTCCCCGACCGCGCCCGGCTCGCCACGCTGCTGGCCAGCGCCGACGTCGTCGTCGCGCCCGGACCGGTCGAGACCTTCGGGCTCGCCGCGCTCGAAGCGCTCGCCTCGGGCACCCCCGTCGTCGTGAGCGCGACCAGCGCGCTGCCCGAGGTGGTGGGCGACGCCGGCGCCGTCGCCGCCCCCACGCCCGGCGCGCTCGCCGCAGCGATGAGCGACGTGCTCGACCGCGCTCGCGGGCCACGCCGGGCCGCGGCCCGCGAGCGCGCGGAGCAGTTCCCGTGGTCCGCCGCGGGCCAGGCGATGCTGGCGGTCCACGGCGTCCCCGTCGCAGCGGGGCACGCTGCGGCCGGGCACGCTGCGGACGGGCACGCTGCGGCCGGGCAAACTGCGGACGGGCACGCTGCGGGCCAGGTGCCGGGTGTCCACGGCAGCCACGCCAGGGCGGGGCACGGCCTGGCCCTGACCGGAGCACGGCAGTGA
- a CDS encoding glycosyltransferase family 4 protein, with amino-acid sequence MRIAIIAESFLPQVNGVTNSVLRILEHLQRHGHDALVVAPSPGAGTDDGAVPPFVAGAPVVEMDAVGLPGYPQVRVVVGQRARIQRTLAAFDPDVVHLASPFVLGWHGIRAAENLGLPTVAVYQTEVPGYAARYGVRHLEPLLWRRVRNVHERATLTLAPSSAVLSSLAERGLPRLRLWGRGVDTARFRPAARDARWRATVGGGRDLLVGYVGRLAPEKQVEDLRVLADLPGVRLVVVGDGPEREVLARLLPDAAFTGMLSGDELARAMASLDVLVHPGELETFGQTLQEAHASGVPVVAPAAGGPIDIVDHSRTGWLYPPGDLGVMRERVADLLGDARKRRAFGTAARRRAAGRTWDAVCDELLDHYRDAVRAHAATTTGV; translated from the coding sequence ATGCGGATCGCGATCATCGCCGAGTCGTTCCTGCCGCAGGTCAACGGCGTCACCAACTCGGTGCTGCGCATCCTCGAGCACCTCCAGCGCCACGGCCACGACGCGCTCGTGGTCGCCCCCTCCCCCGGCGCAGGCACCGACGACGGCGCCGTGCCGCCGTTCGTGGCCGGCGCCCCCGTCGTCGAGATGGACGCCGTGGGCCTGCCCGGCTATCCACAGGTGCGCGTCGTCGTCGGGCAACGCGCCCGCATCCAGCGCACGCTCGCGGCCTTCGACCCCGACGTCGTCCACCTGGCCTCGCCGTTCGTGCTCGGCTGGCACGGCATCCGCGCGGCCGAGAACCTCGGCCTGCCGACCGTCGCCGTCTACCAGACCGAGGTGCCCGGCTACGCCGCCCGGTACGGCGTCCGGCACCTCGAACCCCTGCTGTGGCGCCGCGTGCGCAACGTGCACGAACGCGCCACGCTCACGCTGGCGCCGTCGTCGGCGGTGCTGAGCTCGCTCGCCGAGCGCGGGCTGCCGCGGCTGCGGCTGTGGGGGCGCGGGGTGGACACGGCAAGGTTCCGCCCCGCCGCACGCGACGCCCGCTGGCGCGCCACCGTGGGAGGCGGACGCGACCTGCTCGTCGGGTACGTGGGCCGCCTCGCCCCGGAGAAGCAGGTCGAGGACCTGCGCGTGCTGGCCGACCTGCCCGGAGTGCGGCTCGTCGTCGTCGGAGACGGACCCGAGCGCGAGGTGCTCGCACGCCTGCTCCCCGACGCCGCCTTCACCGGGATGCTGAGCGGCGACGAGCTCGCACGCGCCATGGCGAGCCTCGACGTGCTGGTCCACCCGGGCGAGCTGGAGACGTTCGGGCAGACGCTCCAGGAGGCGCACGCCAGCGGGGTGCCCGTCGTCGCACCCGCGGCGGGCGGGCCGATCGACATCGTCGACCACTCGCGCACCGGCTGGCTCTACCCGCCGGGAGACCTGGGCGTGATGCGCGAGCGCGTCGCCGACCTGCTGGGCGACGCGCGCAAGCGGCGCGCGTTCGGCACGGCCGCCCGGCGACGCGCAGCCGGGCGCACCTGGGACGCCGTGTGCGACGAGCTGCTCGACCACTACCGCGACGCCGTACGCGCCCACGCCGCCACCACGACCGGAGTCTGA
- a CDS encoding ABC transporter substrate-binding protein, translating to MKKKLTMAAAATVVAMTLAACSDPTAGPAGSDDAGDVTWPEATADLTGTQLTLWAAQASAGIPVAVIDAFEEATGATVNVVTVPDPYEQGIQTRVATGDMPDLAFWQPTASMLTALNAPTNLQPLDDAPWLADMDPAVRDVTGILDGTRYAALISSPTVQGVFYNKAVFAEHGIETPANWDELVEAARTLNAAGQTAFFDFLSPTGWATQWAVQVQLADAAADGLWDRINAGDEAFTDETFLTAIENYKAMIDEGLFNTSIASATFEDQAAALLSGEAAMAFQINALLGAMQAQASAEEVDDAVGFFPISPSGNVATVSPDQTNGVVAFRTGDADREAASRQFLSFWLGEGYETFIQDQATVSLLNSVETPDSVPQVTRDLAAAVANSVGSMQAQAIVNPDLFLFLSNMAQGALTPQQAAQNTQDHFVQLARALGADGF from the coding sequence ATGAAGAAGAAGCTGACCATGGCCGCCGCGGCCACCGTCGTCGCGATGACACTGGCCGCCTGCAGCGACCCCACCGCCGGGCCCGCCGGCAGCGACGATGCCGGCGACGTGACGTGGCCGGAGGCGACCGCAGACCTCACCGGCACGCAACTGACACTCTGGGCAGCGCAGGCGTCGGCCGGCATCCCCGTCGCGGTCATCGACGCGTTCGAGGAAGCCACCGGGGCGACCGTCAATGTGGTCACGGTCCCAGACCCCTACGAGCAGGGCATCCAGACTCGCGTTGCTACCGGTGACATGCCCGATCTTGCGTTCTGGCAGCCCACTGCATCGATGCTCACCGCCCTGAACGCGCCCACCAACCTCCAGCCGCTCGACGACGCCCCCTGGCTGGCAGACATGGACCCGGCCGTGCGTGACGTGACCGGAATCCTCGACGGCACCCGCTACGCGGCGCTGATCTCCAGCCCCACCGTCCAGGGCGTCTTCTACAACAAGGCCGTCTTCGCCGAGCACGGCATCGAGACCCCGGCGAACTGGGACGAGCTCGTCGAGGCCGCTCGCACCCTGAACGCCGCCGGACAGACCGCGTTCTTCGACTTCCTGTCACCGACCGGATGGGCGACCCAGTGGGCCGTCCAGGTCCAGCTCGCCGATGCGGCCGCAGACGGCCTGTGGGATCGGATCAACGCAGGCGACGAGGCGTTCACCGACGAGACGTTCCTGACCGCGATCGAGAACTACAAGGCCATGATCGACGAGGGCCTGTTCAACACCAGCATCGCCTCGGCAACCTTCGAGGACCAGGCTGCAGCGCTCCTGTCAGGCGAGGCTGCGATGGCCTTCCAGATCAATGCTCTCCTCGGCGCCATGCAGGCGCAGGCGTCCGCCGAGGAGGTTGACGACGCCGTCGGGTTCTTCCCCATCTCCCCGTCCGGCAATGTCGCGACCGTCTCGCCCGACCAGACCAACGGCGTCGTCGCATTCCGCACCGGCGATGCCGACCGTGAGGCTGCTTCCCGCCAGTTCCTGAGCTTCTGGCTCGGTGAGGGCTACGAGACCTTCATCCAGGACCAGGCAACAGTCTCGCTCCTCAACTCCGTCGAGACCCCGGACTCGGTGCCCCAGGTCACCCGCGACCTGGCCGCCGCCGTGGCCAACAGCGTCGGCTCCATGCAGGCCCAAGCCATCGTCAACCCCGACCTGTTCCTGTTCCTGTCCAACATGGCCCAGGGCGCGCTCACCCCTCAGCAGGCCGCGCAGAACACGCAGGACCACTTCGTCCAGCTCGCCCGCGCGCTCGGCGCCGACGGCTTCTGA
- a CDS encoding glycoside hydrolase family 36 protein, which produces MSIAANADLLALEWGAGLTRLSVRAQSDSPVMASLSVAGAGADPVQPLVEILALGHGHRSANLRNTATEIGARLRYREHEVTVTDGVQCWRIVQVDETTGLEAATVLRGRLDGSSIQATTTVRNTGSTTIWLQAVSSLTLADPVGVGVIEDAVSIEGTNEWLGEWRWAEQPLRGDGDAAGLPNLGLASHQHQDARGARAVVSHGTWSSGERAPVGLVAGPDAALAWQIEHPGPWRAELSVRLDADDMDRLVLGLLGSTDSDHAWVRALEPGEEFTTIPVSIAWASGDWQQAIAELTRHRRAVRRPERAAKVVVFNDYMNTLMGDPTTEKLLPLIEAASRAGADYFCIDAGWYADEGDWWDAIGEWEPSVTRFPGGGLTVPINAIRSAGMIPGLWLEPEVIGVRSPMAQRLPDEAFLQRHGVRIVEHDRYLLDMRHPAARAHLDATVDRLVEDFGLGFFKLDYNVTPGLGTDLDADSPGDGLLEHTRAYLRWLDGVLERHPNLVIENCASGAQRADYGLLSRLEMQSTTDQQEPLRYPAIAAGALVAMLPEQAGNWAYPQPSMTSEEIVFTMVTGLAGRIYLSGRLDQMSEAQLGLVQEGVALAKTLDDGAHDTTPVWPAGLPSGGSPWVLAGRQTPSATLLAVWFLGGTQSEITVPVRRGTIETIYPTSLPPGLDARLAEDRLTLTAPGTEPVARLFRVHHDDVA; this is translated from the coding sequence ATGTCGATCGCAGCGAACGCCGACCTGCTGGCGCTGGAGTGGGGCGCAGGCCTGACCCGCCTGAGCGTGCGGGCCCAGTCAGACAGCCCCGTGATGGCGTCCTTGTCGGTTGCGGGCGCAGGCGCCGACCCGGTCCAGCCGCTCGTCGAAATCCTTGCGCTCGGACATGGCCATCGCTCCGCGAACCTGCGCAACACCGCAACGGAGATCGGTGCACGGCTGCGGTACCGCGAGCACGAGGTCACCGTCACGGACGGCGTCCAGTGCTGGCGCATCGTCCAGGTTGACGAGACCACTGGCCTTGAGGCTGCCACGGTTCTTCGAGGGCGACTGGACGGTTCTTCGATCCAGGCGACGACAACCGTGCGCAACACGGGGTCGACGACCATCTGGCTGCAGGCCGTGTCCTCCCTCACGCTGGCAGACCCCGTGGGGGTCGGCGTGATCGAAGACGCCGTGAGCATCGAGGGAACGAACGAGTGGCTCGGCGAGTGGCGCTGGGCCGAACAGCCCTTGCGCGGCGACGGTGACGCCGCCGGTCTTCCGAACCTGGGGCTTGCGAGCCATCAGCACCAGGATGCTCGCGGTGCGCGCGCTGTCGTCTCTCACGGAACGTGGTCGTCCGGCGAGCGTGCGCCCGTCGGTCTGGTAGCCGGCCCAGACGCGGCGCTGGCATGGCAGATCGAGCATCCTGGCCCGTGGCGGGCGGAGCTGAGCGTCCGGCTCGACGCCGACGACATGGATCGCCTTGTGCTGGGCCTTCTCGGATCCACGGACTCCGATCACGCCTGGGTGCGCGCACTGGAGCCCGGGGAGGAGTTCACGACGATTCCGGTGTCGATCGCATGGGCGAGCGGCGACTGGCAGCAGGCGATCGCCGAGCTCACCCGTCATCGTCGGGCGGTTCGCCGTCCCGAGCGAGCGGCGAAGGTCGTCGTCTTCAACGACTACATGAACACCCTCATGGGCGATCCCACCACCGAGAAGCTGCTGCCGCTGATCGAGGCAGCGAGCCGGGCGGGCGCCGACTACTTCTGCATCGACGCGGGATGGTACGCGGACGAGGGCGACTGGTGGGACGCGATCGGTGAGTGGGAACCGTCGGTGACCCGGTTCCCCGGCGGTGGCCTCACGGTGCCGATCAACGCGATCCGCTCCGCCGGGATGATCCCTGGCCTCTGGCTTGAGCCCGAGGTGATCGGCGTGCGGTCGCCGATGGCGCAGCGGCTCCCGGACGAGGCATTCCTCCAGCGGCACGGCGTTCGCATCGTCGAGCACGACCGATACCTGCTGGACATGCGGCACCCGGCGGCACGCGCCCATCTCGACGCCACAGTCGACCGGCTCGTCGAAGACTTCGGGCTCGGGTTCTTCAAGCTCGACTACAACGTCACGCCGGGCCTGGGCACCGATCTGGACGCGGACAGCCCCGGCGACGGCCTGCTCGAGCACACACGCGCGTACCTGCGCTGGCTCGACGGAGTGCTCGAGCGCCACCCGAACCTGGTCATCGAGAACTGTGCGTCGGGTGCGCAACGAGCGGACTACGGGCTGCTGTCGCGCCTGGAGATGCAGTCCACGACAGACCAGCAGGAACCCCTTCGATACCCGGCGATCGCTGCTGGAGCGCTCGTGGCGATGCTCCCCGAGCAGGCCGGCAACTGGGCATACCCGCAGCCCTCGATGACGAGCGAAGAGATCGTTTTCACCATGGTCACGGGACTCGCGGGCCGCATCTACCTGTCCGGACGCCTGGACCAGATGAGCGAGGCGCAGCTCGGACTCGTGCAAGAGGGTGTCGCCCTGGCGAAGACCCTTGACGACGGCGCCCACGACACCACGCCGGTCTGGCCGGCCGGCCTACCTTCGGGCGGTTCCCCATGGGTTCTCGCAGGTCGACAGACCCCGTCCGCGACGCTGCTGGCCGTCTGGTTCCTTGGCGGAACCCAGAGCGAGATCACCGTTCCCGTGCGCAGAGGAACGATCGAGACCATCTACCCGACCTCGCTGCCACCGGGACTGGACGCTCGGCTCGCCGAGGATCGGCTCACCCTGACCGCGCCCGGCACCGAACCGGTCGCGCGCCTCTTCCGAGTCCACCACGACGACGTGGCGTAA